The Brassica oleracea var. oleracea cultivar TO1000 chromosome C6, BOL, whole genome shotgun sequence genome includes a region encoding these proteins:
- the LOC106296968 gene encoding serine acetyltransferase 1, chloroplastic-like yields the protein MAPCIYTSNTHLSQDDNSRSRYMNLFPDRIQRTHITKTYNSNSLDGEDDDVWVKMLEEAKSDVEQEPILSNYYYSSITSHRSLDTALANILSVKLSTLTLQSNTLFELFIGVLQESPEIMESVKRDLLAAKERDPACLSYVHCFLSFKGFLACQSHRIAHKLWSQDRKILASLIQNRVSEAFAVDIHPGAKIGDGILLDHATGVVIGETAVVGHNVSILHGVTLGGTGKQCGDRHPKIGDGVLIGAGSCILGNITIGEGAKVGSGSVVLKDVPPRTTAVGNPARLIGGKENPKTVDKIPGLTMDQTSYLTQWSDYVI from the coding sequence ATGGCACCCTGCATCTACACGTCCAATACCCATCTATCTCAAGACGACAATTCTCGGTCCCGTTACATGAATCTATTCCCTGATCGGATTCAACGAACACACATCACGAAAACCTACAACTCAAACTCTCTGGACGGTGAAGATGATGATGTCTGGGTTAAGATGCTAGAAGAAGCTAAATCCGACGTTGAGCAAGAACCCATTTTGTCAAACTACTACTACTCTTCCATTACGTCGCATCGCTCGTTAGACACCGCTTTGGCGAACATTCTCTCCGTAAAGCTCAGCACTTTAACCTTACAAAGCAACACCCTCTTCGAACTCTTCATCGGCGTCTTACAAGAAAGCCCAGAGATCATGGAATCTGTGAAGCGGGACCTGTTAGCAGCAAAGGAAAGAGACCCAGCTTGCTTAAGCTACGTCCATTGCTTCCTAAGCTTCAAAGGCTTCCTCGCTTGTCAATCTCATCGCATCGCTCACAAGCTCTGGTCTCAAGACAGAAAGATCCTCGCTTCACTCATCCAAAACAGAGTTTCCGAAGCTTTCGCCGTCGATATTCACCCGGGAGCGAAGATCGGAGATGGGATTTTGCTAGACCACGCGACGGGGGTGGTGATCGGAGAGACGGCGGTGGTTGGACACAACGTTTCGATTCTCCACGGCGTGACGCTGGGAGGAACAGGGAAGCAGTGCGGCGATAGGCATCCGAAGATCGGCGATGGAGTCTTGATCGGAGCCGGGAGTTGTATACTGGGGAATATTACGATCGGAGAGGGAGCTAAGGTTGGATCGGGGTCGGTGGTGCTTAAGGACGTGCCGCCGCGTACGACGGCGGTTGGAAACCCGGCGAGATTGATTGGGGGGAAGGAGAATCCGAAAACGGTAGATAAGATTCCAGGTTTGACCATGGACCAGACATCGTATTTGACCCAATGGTCTGATTATGTTATCTAA
- the LOC106296385 gene encoding phosphatidylcholine transfer protein has translation MNSVFFRRDVSVTDGAWVATAVSILLIFLFRIFKFRFFSSPSPSIADSVSHAQIQSRTPRVVSDDDLKWLIQNLEERNEAAEMWEHVIHKTNNRISYSAKRCKPTDGGPMKYLSVTVFEDCSAEVLKDFYMDNDYRKQWDKTVVDHHQLQVDSHTGIEIGRTLKKFPLLTSREYVLAWKLWHGNDNFYCFTKECDHDMVPRQRKYVRVSHFRSGWRIRRVPGRNACEIKMFHQENAGLNVEMAKLAFSKGIWSYVCKMDNAFRNYVAISHTPQGSVLSALTLIAKVPSELESQTVDVTVSMGTNRGEEILTQVAKQKKLSRKPSKKLIAKGLVFVGGAAICLSRGHSALGAKAALAYLLTKLNKRATPLKQTTHNTSI, from the exons ATGAATAGCGTATTTTTCCGGCGGGATGTTTCTGTTACAGACGGAGCTTGGGTGGCCACCGCTGTTTCGATTCTCTTAATCTTTCTCTTTCGTATCTTCAAATTTCGATTCTTTTCTTCTCCTTCTCCCTCCATTGCCGACTCTGTTTCCCATGCCCAAATCCAATCAAG GACACCTAGAGTTGTTTCTGATGATGATTTGAAATGGTTGATCCAAAACTTGGAGGAACGCAATGAGGCTGCTGAGATGTGGGAACATGTTATTCACAAAACCAACAATCGAATTTCATACTCTGCTAAACGCTGCAAGCCAACT GATGGTGGTCCGATGAAGTACTTAAGTGTGACTGTATTTGAGGACTGCTCCGCTGAGGTGTTGAAGGACTTTTACATGGACAATGATTACAGGAAGCAATGGGATAAGACTGTCGTTGATCATCACCAACTTCAGGTTGACAGTCATACCGGAATTGAGATTGGTCGCACTCTCAAAAAATTTCCTTTGTTGACATCAAGGGAGTACGTCCTTGCTTGGAAGCTGTGGCACGGAAATGACAACTTCTACTGTTTCACTAAG GAATGTGATCACGATATGGTACCGCGACAGAGGAAGTATGTTCGTGTCAGTCACTTTAGATCTGGTTGGCGGATCAGGAGAG TTCCTGGAAGAAATGCTTGTGAGATCAAAATGTTCCACCAGGAAAATGCGGGGTTGAATGTTGAGATGGCCAAGCTCGCTTTCTCTAAAGGCATATGGAGTTACGTTTGTAAGATGGACAATGCGTTTCGTAATTACGTTGCCATCAGTCATACACCTCAAGGCTCCGTTTTATCTGCTCTCACCTTAATCGCAAAG GTTCCATCAGAGTTAGAAAGCCAGACAGTGGATGTCACAGTCTCCATGGGAACTAATCGCGGTGAAGAAATATTGACTCAAGTAGCAAAACAGAAGAAGCTATCGAGAAAGCCATCGAAGAAACTCATAGCAAAAGGTCTGGTTTTTGTGGGTGGTGCTGCTATATGTTTGTCACGTGGTCACTCAGCCTTAGGTGCTAAAGCAGCATTGGCTTACCTCTTGACCAAACTGAACAAACGTGCAACTCCTCTGAAGCAGACCACCCATAACACCAGTATTTAA
- the LOC106297409 gene encoding uncharacterized protein LOC106297409, whose amino-acid sequence MHIYVSCGVWKFDPCKGWGFAFDKEKGGRVLAVELTSSFEDLRTTAFEDFGIDQNDVEFELSYLPMELINTIDCPPVIIENDRQVKNFLTYVRGKASSRLCVSISPVNANNDNIEFDKEQSNVSGRERDEPSSFSPGDGIGSSSELSKDGEDECNSNASEEDEDADLSVKEEDRGKSVRFSLKDVVKRGETFQNKSKLKAALEMSAMKNNFDYKVVNSDRKLWYIRCVDNKCRWSVRVEGLSGSTYFIIKKYVADHTCAASSMNNGGRTASAKTIGSLIMHRYHGVKEGPKANDIIQIMRMEHGCEISKSLAWDAREYAISLVRGIPEQSFGKIPKYLHMLKEANPGTHTFYETDVDGKFRFLFVSFGQSVQGFHTSMQKVFVVDGTFLKSKYKGVLLVATALDGNSNLYPIAFTVVDSENDRSWDWFFRQLKVYFMYTTSNWRTAYEETINPIGVPEDSWVVPYTVRNASVLAPESRRGARRRRKCRYETVEDKLHSSQGAQKKKWRRCSRCGEENHNRATCDRAI is encoded by the coding sequence ATGCATATCTATGTCTCTTGTGGGGTGTGGAAATTTGATCCCTGTAAAGGATGGGGATTTGCTTTTGATAAGGAAAAAGGAGGAAGAGTACTTGCTGTGGAATTGACAAGTTCCTTTGAAGATCTAAGGACTACGGCTTTTGAGGATTTTGGAATTGACCAAAACGATGTTGAGTTTGAGTTAAGCTACTTACCTATGGAGTTAATCAATACGATAGACTGTCCTCCAGTTATCATTGAGAATGATCGGCAAGTCAAGAATTTTCTTACATATGTACGTGGAAAAGCTTCTTCAAGATTGTGTGTGTCTATTTCACCTGTCAATGCAAACAACGACAACATTGAGTTTGATAAGGAGCAATCTAACGTGTCTGGCAGAGAGCGAGATGAGCCTTCCTCGTTTTCACCTGGAGATGGCATTGGTAGTTCTTCTGAATTGAGCAAGGATGGTGAAGACGAATGTAACTCGAACGCCTCGGAAGAAGATGAAGATGCTGACTTAAGTGTAAAAGAAGAGGATAGGGGGAAAAGTGTCCGGTTCTCTTTGAAGGATGTTGTGAAGAGGGGTGAAACGTTTCAAAACAAATCTAAGTTGAAAGCAGCATTGGAAATGTCAGCAATGAAGAATAACTTCGATTACAAAGTTGTGAATTCAGATAGAAAACTTTGGTACATCCGATGCGTGGACAACAAGTGTAGGTGGAGTGTTCGTGTTGAAGGGTTATCAGGATCCACATATTTCATCATCAAAAAATATGTGGCGGATCATACATGTGCTGCGTCAAGTATGAATAATGGTGGTCGAACAGCTTCTGCAAAAACTATTGGGAGTCTAATAATGCATAGGTATCATGGTGTCAAAGAAGGTCCCAAAGCTAATGATATCATACAGATTATGAGAATGGAACATGGATGCGAGATATCTAAATCATTAGCGTGGGACGCTCGTGAGTATGCGATTAGTCTGGTTAGAGGCATTCCCGAGCAGAGTTTTGGAAAAATTCCGAAATACTTGCACATGCTGAAAGAAGCTAATCCAGGAACACACACCTTTTACGAAACCGATGTTGATGGTAAATTCAGATTTCTCTTTGTTTCGTTTGGGCAATCAGTACAAGGTTTTCATACATCCATGCAAAAAGTTTTTGTTGTTGATGGGACATTTTTGAAGAGCAAATACAAAGGAGTATTACTTGTTGCGACGGCTTTAGATGGAAACTCCAACTTGTATCCTATTGCATTTACGGTTGTGGACTCAGAAAATGATCGTTCATGGGATTGGTTTTTCAGACAACTAAAGGTCTATTTCATGTACACGACTTCCAATTGGAGAACAGCTTATGAAGAAACTATCAATCCAATAGGTGTTCCTGAGGATAGTTGGGTGGTTCCATATACTGTTCGGAATGCCAGTGTGCTAGCTCCTGAATCAAGAAGAGGAGCAAGAAGGAGAAGAAAATGCAGGTATGAGACTGTTGAAGACAAGCTCCATTCATCGCAAGGAGCTCAAAAAAAAAAATGGCGCAGGTGCAGTCGATGTGGCGAAGAGAATCATAACAGGGCTACGTGTGACAGAGCTATTTAG
- the LOC106298965 gene encoding protein PHR1-LIKE 1-like, whose translation MNSHSLWSIDGGNTPCSSSSLSPLHNFLNLHPTETTTTSFQFKPSRHFSNGSFSRSSAFCNLSSSSSSDTQKHLGTTLPFLSNPSTERSPAAASFSEEDLLSIPYEEEVDTSFLSLHGDGGLQDLDKFSLSEEQMALQFLSDELQLAITDRAQTPRLDEIYQVTGSSPGQKCIPSAMPVLSQQPSPGGTEAVNQKPRMRWSPELHDCFLEAVKKLDGPEKATPKAVMKMMSVEGLTIYQVKSHLQKYRIAKHMPERKEEKKSGGNPEEKKPASNTNGEANGRKKGAIQLTEALRMQMEVQKQLHQQLEVQRSLQLRIEEHAKYLEKILDEQRKSTSKQDDECETSLKRPRLEN comes from the exons ATGAACAGCCATAGCCTCTGGTCCATTGATGGAGGAAACACTCCTTGTTCCTCCTCCTCTCTATCTCCACTCCATAACTTTCTCAACCTTCATCCAACTGAAACCACCACTACAAGCTTTCAGTTCAAACCATCTCGGCATTTCTCAAATGGATCGTTCTCGAGGTCTTCTGCGTTCTGCAACTTATCCTCATCTTCAAGCTCTGACACTCAGAAACATCTTGGGACCACTCTTCCCTTCCTTTCAAATCCTTCCACCGAAAGATCTCCAGCTGCTGCGAGTTTCAGTGAGGAGGATCTTCTGAGCATTCCATACGAAGAAGAAGTGGACACCTCTTTTCTTTCTCTACATGGAGATGGAGGTTTACAAGATCTTGACAAGTTTTCCTTATCGGAGGAGCAAATGGCATTGCAGTTCCTGTCTGATGAGCTTCAGTTAGCCATCACAGACCGTGCCCAGACCCCAAGGCTTGAT GAGATCTACCAAGTGACTGGGTCGAGTCCTGGTCAGAAATGTATTCCTTCAGCAATGCCTGTTTTATCACAACAGCCATCTCCAGGAGGAACAGAAGCAGTTAACCAAAAACCAAGAATGAGATGGAGTCCTGAGCTCCATGACTGTTTTCTTGAGGCCGTGAAGAAGCTTGATGGCCCTGAGA AGGCAACCCCAAAGGCTGTAATGAAGATGATGAGTGTTGAAGGTTTGACAATCTATCAAGTGAAAAGCCACTTGCAG AAATATAGAATAGCCAAGCACATGCCAGAGAGAAAGGAAG AGAAGAAGAGTGGTGGTAATCCAGAAGAGAAGAAACCAGCTTCCAATACCAATGGTGAAGCAAACGGTAGAAAGAAAGG AGCCATACAGTTAACGGAGGCTCTCAGAATGCAGATGGAGGTACAGAAACAGTTGCATCAACAGCTCGAG GTACAGAGATCGCTTCAACTACGTATAGAAGAGCACGCTAAATACTTGGAGAAGATCTTGGATGAACAGCGCAAATCCACTTCCAAACAAGACGACGAATGTGAAACTTCCCTAAAACGTCCAAGGCTTGAAAACTGA